CATTTAGTTTCCGTAAAAATTATCTAACCAGACGCAACATATTCTTGAAGAAAAAGGAAACTAAAATAGAACATTTCATTGCCCTAATCAAGATTGTGCAACATTTATGTTAACTACTAGATCTTGTACATAGATATTGCAGATACAAAATGTACGACAACTAGGCCTTCGGGAATCACCACCTCACTCAAGAGCCATCAGGTGAATGGAAGATCATTCACGGCATGACCTTCTAGTGCCGCAAAGAAGGTATGCGAAACAAGAGTTTGTTTGAGCCTATGTTTCCAAGCATACAAGTGTTGGCCATCACGATGGAAGCTGTCAACAAGTTTGCCATCCGTGTCAACATACAACAGCCAATCACCAAAGTTGAGCAGCAAGAAGACGTCACCATCCACCGACACAACATTGACATTCCAATAATCTTCCCACCTTCCAAACCGCTTCCCGATTTGTGCGGCGGGCAATTCAACCAGGTACTTGTAGTTCCAAACCTCACTTTCATAGTTCTGCAACACCCATATGTCAACAGTTTTCATGGCAAAATTATAGCTATAGATGCCTATCGTGTCATCCATCTCAAGGATATCTCGATGGTGGTGAGAACAGCTGGAGCATGCCGGAGCATGCATCCGCCGGAACATCTCGATGGTGGTGTCGAATACCAATACCAGTTTGCTTTCGCTTCGATGATGTACCGGATACCAATGGAGGCTATCACGGACCCGGGCAGCTGTCTTGAAGCGCAACGCTGACGCTATCTTCGGCCCCCCAATGAACCTAGGCGGCTGATTGGAGCCCAATGCGCAGACATAACAGCCAATTTTACCTTTAGCCAGTGGACCGTGGAGTAACAGCCTGTACTTGCCCGTAGGTCGGTGTTGGTACATCCGCAAGATGTTGAAGTTCGATAGTGCCTGGAGCGAGGCATGCTGGCGCGTGACCGGGTTGCACACGGAGAAACTGTAGGTGCCACTGCCAGCCATGTGCTGGGAGAGAATGAGGAGGCCGTCGCAGGAGGCCTCGACACCGATTGAATGGTGGAGCCGGACGA
The Aegilops tauschii subsp. strangulata cultivar AL8/78 chromosome 3, Aet v6.0, whole genome shotgun sequence genome window above contains:
- the LOC141020719 gene encoding F-box protein At5g49610-like — translated: MATAARAAAPPLHCGLPDEILIWEILVRLPPKPLLRCRAVCRTWHHATSARDFLLAHHGYQLSLSIVSSFEHDGPRYHSNNILTFDHQAAGAQLQPVVRLHHSIGVEASCDGLLILSQHMAGSGTYSFSVCNPVTRQHASLQALSNFNILRMYQHRPTGKYRLLLHGPLAKGKIGCYVCALGSNQPPRFIGGPKIASALRFKTAARVRDSLHWYPVHHRSESKLVLVFDTTIEMFRRMHAPACSSCSHHHRDILEMDDTIGIYSYNFAMKTVDIWVLQNYESEVWNYKYLVELPAAQIGKRFGRWEDYWNVNVVSVDGDVFLLLNFGDWLLYVDTDGKLVDSFHRDGQHLYAWKHRLKQTLVSHTFFAALEGHAVNDLPFT